The genomic stretch AATGACGCTGCTAATGACCATAATAGCTACCAGCCAATAAGCTTTTGCATTCGCTGCCCCAAGCAAAATGAACAGCTTCCCAAAAAATCCGCCGGATATCGGCAAGCCTGCTAGTGACAATATAAAAATCAACATCGCCACGGCCGTCCATGGCGCTCGGTAGTACATGCCTGCAAAGCCCTTAAGCTCCTCATGTCCTGCAGCTCGGCTTACGATAGTAAGTACCGCAAAGGCTCCTATCGTCATAAACAAGTAGACGATCAGATAGAAAATGAACTCCGAGAAGTTGTTGCTATGAAAAGCGGTAAAAGAAAGGCCGATCGGCACGAGCAAATAGCCGGCATTCACTACACCAGATAAAGCGAGGAGACGCTTTGCATTTTTTTGACCTAGCGCCGTCGTCGTCCCTACGAGCATCGCTGCCGCCGCAAGCACCAGCAGTGCAAAGAAAATATCGTTTGCTGCAAAGGCGTCTCCGCCTGCGTTAAACAATTTGGTGCTGAATAAAATTCTAAAAATAGCTGCAAGAGCGGCTCCTTTGGCAATGACCGCTAGAAAAGCAGACACCGGCGTCGGCGCTCCCTGATACACATCAGGCGCCCAAGCGTGAAAGGGTGCAGCTGCAATTTTGATCCCGAACCCTGCCAGCATAAAGAAGAAACCCACATAAGCCAGCGCCTTGAAATCGATCAACGCTTGCGGCAAAGCCGCTCCAATCACACCAAGATCGACAGAACCCGTTATACCATAAATATAGGACATACCGAACAGCACCATAGCAGAGGAGATACCGCCTGTTATCACATATTTAAATGCCGCTTCAGCAGACAACAACGACTTGCGCCTTATGCCTACCAGCACGTAGCTGGTTATGCTTAGCAGCTCTAGACCGATATACAACGAGATCAGATTGCCCGACGAAGCCATAATCATAGCTCCAATAAGCGCTGGAAGCAGCAAGTAGAAGTATTCCGCTTTATCCGTGATGTCGCTCTCATCCCGCTCCGAGCCGAGCGCCAGCAAGACAACTAGCGCCGTTCCGCTTAAGAAAACGATTTTCAACAGACTGGAGAAATCATCGATTCGGTAGCTGTTGCT from Paenibacillus sp. FSL H8-0548 encodes the following:
- a CDS encoding NADH-quinone oxidoreductase subunit N yields the protein MHEDAFFVPMTWTDTFYLAPEFILAAVFLLLIVLDLFLPKRVSRLTFGWLSLAAIIASLVVVILRMIDMNQGGISTEAIQLLSNSYRIDDFSSLLKIVFLSGTALVVLLALGSERDESDITDKAEYFYLLLPALIGAMIMASSGNLISLYIGLELLSITSYVLVGIRRKSLLSAEAAFKYVITGGISSAMVLFGMSYIYGITGSVDLGVIGAALPQALIDFKALAYVGFFFMLAGFGIKIAAAPFHAWAPDVYQGAPTPVSAFLAVIAKGAALAAIFRILFSTKLFNAGGDAFAANDIFFALLVLAAAAMLVGTTTALGQKNAKRLLALSGVVNAGYLLVPIGLSFTAFHSNNFSEFIFYLIVYLFMTIGAFAVLTIVSRAAGHEELKGFAGMYYRAPWTAVAMLIFILSLAGLPISGGFFGKLFILLGAANAKAYWLVAIMVISSVISYYFYFGLARQMFMRSGNDDREIQISGCTGAVIWICAAATLVLGIFPGPLMHWIDAVFTITGDLWINMNS